GGTGATAGTCAGCGAGGCAGGTGCATCGATCTATTCTGCCAGCGAGGTGGCGATCGCCGAATTTCCCGATCTCGATGTAACGGTGCGGGGTGCGATCAGCATTGGGCGGCGGCTCCAAGATCCCCTGGCGGAACTGGTCAAACTCGATCCCAAGTCGATCGGGGTGGGGCAGTATCAGCACGACGTAGACCAGAAATTGTTGAAAAAGAAGCTGGCAGAAACGGTTGAAAGCTGCGTGAATTATGTGGGCGTAGACCTAAACACCGCATCGCGGGAACTGTTGACCTATGTTTCGGGCATCAACGCCGCGATCGCCAACAACATCGTCGCCTACCGGAACGAAAATGGAGCATTTCGCAATCGGCGGCAGTTGCTCAAGGTGGCTAAACTGGGCCCCAAAGCCTTTGAGCAAGCGGCTGGCTTTTTGCGGATTCGGAATGGAGACAATCCCCTCGACAATACGGCTGTTCACCCAGAAAGCTATCCCATCGTAGAGGCGATCGCCTCCGACTTAGGCATTCCCCTGGAGCAAGCCACCCAAGTCGCCGACAAAATTAGCGCCATCGATCTCCAAAACTACGTGACCGAAACCATCGGGCAACCGACCTTGCGGGATATTTTGAAGGAACTGGAAAAACCGGGTCGTGATCCCCGCGACGAGTTTACCTATGCCACCTTCAGTGAAGAGATCCAAGAGCTTAGCGACCTCAAACCGGGGGTGGAGCTAGAAGGGGTCATTACCAACGTTGCGAATTTTGGTGCATTTGTGGATATTGGCCTCCACGACGATGGTCTGATCCATGTTTCCCAAATGGCCGATCGGTTTGTGTCTGATCCCAAAGAGATCGTGAAAGTGGGACAGGTGGTGAAGGTGCGGGTCTTGGAGGTGAATGAGGCACTCAAGCGCATTGCTCTATCAATGCGATCGCCCAATGCCCAACCTCAGCAGAAAACCTCAAAGAAGAAGAAAAAAGGGCGATCGCCCCATAGCAACCGTGAAGACAGTGGAGAATAAGCAATTGATGCACTGTTGACTGGA
This DNA window, taken from Synechococcales cyanobacterium T60_A2020_003, encodes the following:
- a CDS encoding helix-hairpin-helix domain-containing protein, with product MPLLPATPLSCNNAFRGQNEGVLTFTLEFNESEIFEYLDNREIRTPHAEVRQFYQTLLRDAFNRLIKTSLINEILTLKKHEADIESIKTFEENLRNLLLVSPAGMKPTLAIDPGIRTGCKVTALDHTGQFLEYQAIFPHQMGETKRQDAAETLMRMIDQYQIELIAIGNGTASRETDSFVSEVLRDMDRKPIKVIVSEAGASIYSASEVAIAEFPDLDVTVRGAISIGRRLQDPLAELVKLDPKSIGVGQYQHDVDQKLLKKKLAETVESCVNYVGVDLNTASRELLTYVSGINAAIANNIVAYRNENGAFRNRRQLLKVAKLGPKAFEQAAGFLRIRNGDNPLDNTAVHPESYPIVEAIASDLGIPLEQATQVADKISAIDLQNYVTETIGQPTLRDILKELEKPGRDPRDEFTYATFSEEIQELSDLKPGVELEGVITNVANFGAFVDIGLHDDGLIHVSQMADRFVSDPKEIVKVGQVVKVRVLEVNEALKRIALSMRSPNAQPQQKTSKKKKKGRSPHSNREDSGE